The DNA segment GCGCCCCAACCGCAGGAGTGGCCCTCGTTGGCGCTGCAGGCAAACAGCGGGCCGCTGGTCCCCGACTTGAGATAGTCGATGTCCTCTCCCAGAACGGCCCTGGCCTGCCATTCCAGGGCACGGCGCACCCGCTCATCCTGGCCGAAACCCAGTTCCTGCATGGCGTACAACAGGTTGCCGTTCAGACATGGCACCACGCCGCTGTTGACCGGCTTCTGCAGTAGTGAGAAGGCGCCGTTAGGGGCGATGCTGTGATCCAGTACATATTCGCACCCCCTTCGCACACGCTCATCGCCGGGATCGGCGCCCAACTCGGCCAGGAATTTGATCTGCCAGGTGGTGCCCCGGTACTTGGGAGAATATCCTCCCCCTGGTTTGACCCAATAACCCTCCGCGTATTGCGCGTCCAGGATCGCCGGAACCGGGCCCCTTTGCATGATGGCCCGGCGCGCCTGATCGAGATCGGAGTCCCCTGCCTGCCTCTCCAACAGATCTCTCAGGGCAAAAAAGAGCGGTCCCGGATTCTGCTTATCTCTCTCCAGCAGCCAGGAGAGCGAATCGCCGTTCAACCTGTCTTGCCACATGCTGTCCATCCTTCCTCAACGACTCTGCCACTGAGAACCTATGATCGTGATAAGCCCTCCTGCTGCCAGTACGAATCCCACCAGTCGATGCGGGCTGCCCGCGATCACCAATCCTGTCGCGGTCAAAGCGGTACCCGAGCCCTTAGCCACCTGCTGCACGGCATGGTCAGCCTCCTCCTCCGTTTTTCCCTGCTCAACCAGGCTCCACTTGAGAATGCTGCCGCCATCGACCATTTCCAGCGGTGCCATGCTGCCGGCCGATATCAAGCCGTGGGCCAGGGCTGTGTAGCCGAGAACTTCGTGGAAAATCGTATCTTCCGGGGCAAGTCTTCTCAAGGCCAGGACCAACAGACACGCCAGGCCGCTGTACACCGGACCTCCCAACGCCCTCATGCGATGCTGTTGGGGTGTAATGTCGTTGTCGAAATAGATAGTGCGCGGCATGCCGTGGGAAAGCAGGATCTCGTCCACCGGTGCATAGGCCGCCCTGGCGCTGATGATATGCGCCATGGCGTGGCTGACATCGGCACTCACAACGGCCAGCATGGAGATAAAACCGACAAGCAGGCGAAGCGGCAACGGCCGGCCGGGATTCCCACGTCCTGCCAACCAGGTCATCAACGCCCATACCGCGGCCAGCGCGGCCGCAAAACCTGATTGGGCCCGCACCGGTGTCTCCCAAACCGTAAAAAGGATCGGCGTATCCTCATTCATGCTGCTACCCCTGCTCTCCTCTGATCTTTTCTGATATCCGATCTGCAATTATCTGCGTTCATCTGCGTAATCTGCGGTTATGTTTTTTTCTGATTTCACCGCTGATTTACGCAGACCTCCGGCGCAGATTATCTCTGATCTTTTTTTGGATTGATCTGCGTTTATCTGCGTTTATCTTGCGGTTGTGTTTTTCTCCGATTTCACCGCTGACCTGTCCTGCCCACTCCAGGGCACCTGACGGTGAGCGTAGTCGAAAGATTTACGCAGACCTCCGGCGCAGAGGTCGCTGATCCTCGCTGACCTTTCAAGGAGATACTGCTCCATGACTCGAGTATACCACGATGCCAGCGGCCTGCCAATGGGTACAACGATGCGGATATTTCACAGGCGCATCGGCTCCCTTGTCTACTTGTCTACTTATTTCCTTATCTACTTTTTTCCCTGTCTCCTTGTCTACTTATTTCCATCCGCGGCCAAATCGTTGCCTCCTGGCGCTTGCACGATGAT comes from the Chloroflexota bacterium genome and includes:
- a CDS encoding nitrogen fixation protein NifH, giving the protein MWQDRLNGDSLSWLLERDKQNPGPLFFALRDLLERQAGDSDLDQARRAIMQRGPVPAILDAQYAEGYWVKPGGGYSPKYRGTTWQIKFLAELGADPGDERVRRGCEYVLDHSIAPNGAFSLLQKPVNSGVVPCLNGNLLYAMQELGFGQDERVRRALEWQARAVLGEDIDYLKSGTSGPLFACSANEGHSCGWGANKVLRGLLAAGEKQRSPLIDRAIEAGAAFLLSRDPAAADYPYTQRVSSTWFKLGFPLSYWSDILETAAVLVDAGHGGDPRLTGVIELILEKQDDQGRWALKNSLNGKMWADIEKKGKPSKWVTLRVLRMLKKQSNCQ